The following are from one region of the Mesorhizobium sp. B4-1-4 genome:
- a CDS encoding glutathione S-transferase family protein: MILYSMIDSGNCYKPRLLMAKLGLPFTTIEVSSHTGETRKADFVAKNPNAMVPLLELDDGRRLAESNAILLYLAEGTRFLPADRYERGLAYQWLFFEQYSHEPYIAVRKALLTYPERAKDATPERLSVTLERGNKALGVMNKYLENNAFFAGGALSVADIALYAYTHTAEQGGFQLDAYPAVAAWLSRVEADPGHVPIDWVG, from the coding sequence ATGATACTTTATAGCATGATCGACAGCGGCAATTGCTACAAGCCGCGCCTGCTGATGGCCAAGCTTGGCCTTCCCTTCACGACGATCGAAGTGAGTTCGCACACGGGGGAGACGCGAAAAGCCGATTTCGTCGCCAAGAATCCGAACGCCATGGTGCCGCTGCTCGAACTCGACGACGGGCGGCGGCTGGCCGAGTCCAACGCCATCCTGCTTTATCTCGCCGAAGGCACGCGCTTCCTGCCGGCGGACAGATACGAGCGCGGGCTTGCCTATCAGTGGCTGTTCTTCGAGCAATACAGTCACGAGCCCTATATCGCCGTGCGCAAGGCATTGCTGACCTATCCCGAGAGGGCCAAGGACGCTACGCCGGAACGGCTGTCAGTGACACTGGAGCGCGGCAACAAGGCGCTCGGCGTGATGAATAAATATCTGGAGAACAATGCCTTCTTCGCTGGCGGCGCCCTCAGCGTCGCCGACATTGCCCTCTATGCTTATACGCACACGGCGGAGCAGGGCGGTTTCCAGCTCGACGCCTATCCGGCTGTCGCGGCGTGGCTTAGCCGCGTGGAGGCGGATCCAGGGCATGTACCGATTGACTGGGTGGGGTAG
- a CDS encoding EAL domain-containing protein, with amino-acid sequence MSLERRRNVDDAIFVDEVGIEYGVHGDFRLRSAYQPIFAPRGRILQAVAVEGLVEPRRAGQPASAQMFFESVASPDRLFVETMCRALHLRNFHNIGVDGLDLFFNYNPVVNDHPERALAEIRLMSRHLDELDLAPGMLVCEITEQAADDALLARLVREMRRDGIRIAIDDFGTGHSTEERVSLLRPDIVKIDGGWFAEFCRHTAAERFFRPLVSSLHDRGAKVLVEGIEQPVHLRVALEGGVDLVQGFLLGRPALAGTIFDEKPLAIDALLGRDNNVVPLFG; translated from the coding sequence ATGAGCCTGGAGCGGCGGCGCAATGTCGACGATGCGATCTTCGTCGACGAGGTCGGCATCGAATATGGTGTCCATGGCGATTTCCGCCTGCGCAGCGCCTACCAGCCGATCTTCGCCCCGCGCGGCCGCATCTTGCAGGCCGTGGCGGTCGAGGGCCTGGTCGAGCCGCGCCGTGCCGGCCAGCCAGCGTCCGCTCAGATGTTCTTCGAGAGCGTTGCATCGCCGGACCGGCTGTTTGTCGAGACCATGTGCCGGGCGCTGCATTTGCGGAATTTTCACAACATCGGCGTCGACGGGCTCGATCTGTTCTTCAACTACAATCCGGTGGTCAACGACCATCCGGAGCGGGCGCTGGCGGAGATCCGGCTGATGAGCAGGCATCTCGACGAGCTCGACCTCGCCCCTGGCATGCTGGTCTGCGAAATCACCGAGCAGGCGGCGGATGACGCGCTTCTGGCCCGGCTGGTGCGCGAAATGCGGCGCGACGGCATCCGTATCGCCATCGACGATTTCGGCACCGGCCATTCGACCGAGGAGCGGGTGAGTCTGCTCAGGCCCGATATCGTGAAGATCGATGGCGGCTGGTTTGCGGAATTCTGCCGCCACACTGCTGCCGAGCGGTTCTTCCGCCCGCTGGTGTCCAGCCTGCACGACCGTGGCGCCAAGGTTCTGGTCGAGGGCATTGAGCAACCCGTCCATCTGCGCGTCGCGCTCGAAGGCGGCGTCGACCTGGTGCAGGGTTTTCTTCTGGGCCGGCCGGCCCTGGCCGGTACCATCTTCGACGAAAAGCCGCTCGCCATCGATGCATTGCTGGGCAGGGACAACAATGTCGTACCGCTCTTTGGCTAG
- a CDS encoding cold-shock protein, producing MATGTVKWFNATKGFGFIQPDSGGADVFVHISAVERAGLSTLVEGQKINFEIEQDRRTGKSSAGSLSKAA from the coding sequence ATGGCAACTGGAACGGTCAAGTGGTTCAACGCCACCAAGGGCTTCGGCTTCATCCAGCCTGACAGCGGCGGCGCGGACGTTTTCGTCCACATCTCGGCTGTCGAGCGCGCTGGACTGTCGACCCTGGTCGAAGGCCAGAAGATCAACTTCGAGATCGAGCAGGACCGCCGCACTGGCAAGTCGTCCGCTGGGTCTCTGAGCAAGGCAGCCTGA
- a CDS encoding EAL domain-containing protein, giving the protein MSRSIGLAHIIRHDDGTSSGVWGIYTLQSAFQPIFAFKEGKLLVVAFEGLIRPFRDGEPQSPMTFFSTCPAADRLHVEALTRTLHLLNAGACLPQEASIFINFDPSVFTERAVADNALREMRLVLHEAGIDPGRVVCEVTEQRSASQETLYEFVAALRGNGFRIAVDDYGADDSDINRVKELRPDIVKFDARWITQLMESGAGFALLTAMVKSFEEQAIRTVFEGLEEGWQLDLAEKSGASMVQGYVLARPELAPTSFHAFGKAGEETVSATAGAEPATATPRTARPTKAFGRRTSP; this is encoded by the coding sequence TTGTCGCGCAGCATCGGACTTGCCCATATCATCCGTCATGATGACGGCACCTCGTCAGGTGTCTGGGGCATCTACACGCTGCAAAGCGCCTTCCAGCCGATCTTCGCCTTCAAGGAGGGCAAGCTGCTGGTCGTCGCCTTCGAAGGGTTGATCCGGCCGTTTCGCGATGGCGAACCGCAATCGCCGATGACCTTCTTTTCGACCTGTCCGGCCGCCGACCGGCTGCATGTCGAGGCGCTGACCAGGACGCTGCATCTGCTCAATGCCGGCGCCTGCCTGCCGCAGGAGGCTTCGATCTTCATCAATTTCGATCCGTCCGTGTTCACCGAGCGGGCGGTCGCCGACAATGCCTTGCGCGAAATGCGGCTGGTGCTGCACGAGGCCGGCATCGATCCGGGCCGGGTCGTGTGCGAGGTGACGGAGCAGCGATCGGCATCGCAGGAGACTTTGTACGAGTTCGTCGCGGCATTGCGTGGCAACGGCTTTCGCATTGCCGTCGACGACTATGGCGCCGACGATTCCGACATCAACCGCGTCAAGGAGTTGAGACCCGACATCGTCAAGTTCGACGCTCGCTGGATCACGCAACTGATGGAGTCAGGCGCCGGCTTCGCGCTTTTGACCGCCATGGTGAAAAGCTTCGAGGAGCAAGCCATCCGCACCGTGTTCGAGGGCCTCGAAGAGGGATGGCAACTGGATCTCGCCGAGAAATCTGGAGCTTCGATGGTCCAGGGCTATGTGCTGGCGCGCCCCGAACTGGCGCCGACCAGCTTCCACGCCTTCGGCAAAGCCGGGGAGGAAACCGTCTCCGCCACCGCCGGGGCGGAGCCTGCGACGGCGACGCCGCGAACAGCACGACCGACGAAGGCCTTCGGGCGCAGGACGTCACCATGA
- a CDS encoding lytic transglycosylase domain-containing protein, whose protein sequence is MPAKQILIAIGVIVAAAGMSGCTSTSQMKAAPSLTETATVAGSDAGFTIPLPETVSVLPQPSGVAPVQTAELTPGAAAAPALDPASQPAAATAAFAGATPAAPALPAVMTANAWQAPPPAKAGQPLKAAQAYTTAGLIVPATASAGQKMPGVQQVAYMLPQNPAALVQFPSAPVAPEQEEHATGMRGDVDRLIIKYAALYEVPVDLVRHVVNRESTYNPKAYNNGHWGLMQIKHATARGMGYDGPAKGLFDAETNLKYAVKYLRGAWLVAGGNSKKADWLYQTGYYFDAKRKGLLEATGLGADRKRQPDA, encoded by the coding sequence TTGCCAGCAAAACAGATCCTTATCGCGATCGGCGTGATCGTGGCGGCGGCCGGCATGAGCGGCTGCACCTCGACCTCGCAGATGAAAGCCGCGCCGTCCCTGACCGAAACCGCGACCGTGGCAGGCAGCGATGCAGGCTTCACCATACCGCTGCCGGAGACGGTTTCGGTACTGCCGCAACCGTCGGGTGTCGCGCCCGTTCAAACGGCCGAATTGACACCCGGCGCGGCGGCCGCGCCAGCTCTCGATCCAGCCAGCCAACCCGCGGCCGCAACCGCGGCCTTTGCCGGAGCGACGCCGGCGGCGCCGGCTTTACCCGCCGTGATGACGGCCAATGCCTGGCAGGCGCCGCCGCCGGCCAAAGCGGGTCAGCCACTCAAGGCGGCTCAGGCATACACGACCGCCGGGCTTATCGTGCCGGCGACCGCCAGCGCCGGCCAGAAAATGCCCGGCGTGCAGCAGGTGGCCTATATGCTGCCGCAGAATCCGGCTGCCCTGGTGCAGTTCCCGTCGGCGCCGGTTGCTCCGGAGCAAGAGGAGCATGCCACCGGCATGCGCGGCGACGTCGACCGGCTGATCATCAAATATGCCGCCCTCTACGAGGTGCCGGTCGATCTGGTGCGGCACGTGGTCAATCGCGAAAGCACCTACAACCCCAAAGCCTATAACAACGGCCATTGGGGGCTTATGCAGATCAAGCACGCGACGGCGCGCGGCATGGGTTACGACGGGCCGGCCAAGGGCCTGTTCGACGCCGAGACCAACCTGAAATATGCGGTCAAATATCTGCGCGGCGCCTGGCTGGTGGCCGGCGGCAATTCCAAGAAGGCCGATTGGCTCTACCAGACCGGCTACTATTTCGACGCCAAGCGCAAGGGTCTGCTCGAGGCGACGGGCCTTGGCGCCGACCGCAAGCGGCAGCCCGACGCCTGA
- a CDS encoding GNAT family N-acetyltransferase, whose amino-acid sequence MPEPRPPAPNDIRLRKILDETLVTPHWPDGFVMRCLRHGDAPALHALLGDVFENRADEPFDDWWPRISGDLEFDPDLCFLVIDAKGRLTAAALCWTSAFIKNLAVHPEARGKGIGEALMWQAFAAFRDRGATHVDLKTNTVENAAAVRLYERVGMFEVDWEG is encoded by the coding sequence ATGCCTGAACCGCGCCCGCCGGCTCCGAACGATATCCGGCTGCGCAAGATCCTCGACGAGACGCTGGTTACACCGCACTGGCCGGATGGCTTCGTCATGCGCTGTCTGAGGCACGGCGACGCGCCGGCCCTGCATGCGCTGCTGGGCGACGTGTTCGAGAACCGCGCCGACGAGCCATTCGACGACTGGTGGCCGCGCATATCAGGCGACCTCGAATTCGATCCGGATCTCTGTTTTCTCGTCATCGACGCCAAGGGCCGGCTGACGGCGGCAGCACTATGCTGGACGAGCGCTTTCATCAAGAATCTGGCCGTTCATCCCGAGGCGCGCGGCAAAGGCATTGGCGAAGCGCTGATGTGGCAGGCCTTCGCCGCCTTTCGCGACCGCGGCGCTACCCACGTCGATCTCAAGACAAACACGGTCGAAAACGCCGCCGCCGTGCGGCTCTATGAGCGGGTCGGCATGTTCGAGGTCGACTGGGAAGGCTGA
- a CDS encoding ABC transporter substrate-binding protein — MKPVLALLALAVGSILAVAQAHAIELSIVSGDTGNGIKVLREILDRYEKESGNKVSIVVLPPSTTDQFGLYRLWLAAGNSDIDVYQTDVIWAPQLASQLVDLTEATKDVVGAHFPSIIQSQTVNGRLVALPIFTDAPALYYRKDLLDKYGAKVPATWKELADTARLVMDKERAAGNKDIWGFVFQGNAYEGLTCDALEWVMSSGGGRIVEPDSTISVNNPKAAAALDMVRGWIGTISPPGVLAYQEEESRGVWQTGNAVFMRNWPYAYALGNSDNSPIKGKFDVAPLPAGTGEGARPVATLGGWNLAVSKYSKHPDTAIGLVKFIASPQMQKYRTLKTSNLPTIQALYDDADIARQQPIVPRWKQIFLNAVPRPSATVKIKYNEASSQFWTAVHNTLSGEGSGADNLADLEARLTKLKGKGW; from the coding sequence GTGAAGCCTGTCCTCGCATTACTGGCGCTTGCGGTTGGCAGCATCCTGGCAGTCGCTCAAGCCCACGCGATCGAGCTGTCGATCGTGTCGGGAGACACCGGCAACGGCATCAAGGTGCTTCGCGAGATCCTCGACCGTTACGAGAAAGAGAGCGGTAACAAGGTTTCCATCGTCGTCCTGCCGCCGTCGACGACGGACCAGTTCGGCCTGTACAGGCTGTGGCTTGCCGCCGGCAACAGCGATATCGACGTCTACCAGACCGACGTCATCTGGGCGCCGCAACTCGCCAGCCAGCTCGTCGATCTCACCGAAGCGACCAAGGATGTGGTCGGCGCCCATTTCCCGTCGATCATCCAGTCGCAGACCGTCAACGGCAGGCTGGTCGCGCTGCCGATCTTCACCGATGCGCCGGCGCTCTACTACCGCAAGGACCTGCTCGACAAATATGGCGCCAAGGTCCCTGCCACCTGGAAGGAACTGGCCGACACCGCCAGGCTGGTCATGGACAAGGAACGGGCGGCCGGCAACAAGGATATCTGGGGTTTCGTCTTCCAGGGCAACGCCTATGAGGGACTGACCTGCGACGCGCTCGAATGGGTGATGTCCAGCGGCGGCGGCCGGATCGTCGAGCCGGACAGCACCATATCGGTCAACAACCCTAAAGCGGCAGCCGCGCTCGACATGGTCAGGGGGTGGATCGGGACCATCTCGCCGCCCGGCGTACTTGCCTACCAGGAAGAGGAATCGCGCGGCGTCTGGCAGACCGGCAATGCCGTCTTCATGCGCAACTGGCCCTATGCCTATGCGCTCGGCAACAGCGACAACTCGCCGATCAAGGGCAAGTTCGACGTGGCGCCTTTGCCGGCAGGCACTGGCGAGGGCGCCCGGCCGGTCGCGACGCTGGGCGGCTGGAATCTCGCGGTCTCCAAATATTCGAAGCATCCGGACACGGCGATCGGACTGGTCAAGTTCATCGCTTCGCCCCAGATGCAGAAATACCGGACTCTGAAGACGTCCAACCTGCCGACCATCCAGGCGCTCTATGACGATGCCGACATTGCCAGGCAGCAGCCGATCGTACCGCGCTGGAAGCAGATTTTTCTCAACGCCGTGCCGCGTCCTTCCGCGACTGTCAAGATCAAGTACAACGAGGCATCGAGCCAGTTCTGGACGGCCGTGCACAACACGCTTTCCGGCGAAGGCAGCGGCGCCGACAATCTG
- a CDS encoding methylated-DNA--[protein]-cysteine S-methyltransferase — translation METTASITAGHAVLETVIGFMGIAWSKKGLIRLCLPERSREAVERRLMRHAGVSASTAQPPWVVDLIASIKAYAAGEDVDFTDVPVDLDGVDDFRLAIYDAARKLSYGETTTYGELAKRAGHAGLPRETGAALGANPVPLVIPCHRIFAAGGKIGGFSAPGGSVTKEKMLAMEGVRVGPPPPAQVSFGF, via the coding sequence ATGGAAACGACAGCTTCGATCACAGCCGGCCACGCAGTGTTAGAAACAGTGATCGGTTTCATGGGCATCGCCTGGAGCAAAAAGGGCCTGATCCGGCTCTGCCTGCCCGAACGCAGCCGCGAAGCAGTGGAGCGGCGGCTGATGCGCCATGCCGGCGTTTCCGCCTCCACGGCCCAGCCGCCATGGGTGGTCGACCTGATCGCCTCGATCAAGGCTTATGCCGCGGGCGAGGATGTCGATTTCACCGATGTTCCGGTCGATCTCGACGGTGTCGACGACTTCCGCCTCGCCATTTATGACGCGGCGCGCAAACTCAGCTATGGCGAGACCACCACCTATGGCGAACTGGCCAAGCGTGCCGGCCACGCCGGTCTGCCGCGCGAGACCGGTGCGGCCCTTGGCGCCAATCCGGTGCCCCTTGTCATCCCGTGCCATCGCATCTTCGCCGCCGGCGGCAAGATCGGCGGCTTCTCGGCGCCCGGCGGCTCCGTCACCAAGGAAAAGATGCTGGCCATGGAAGGCGTGCGCGTCGGCCCACCGCCGCCCGCGCAGGTGTCCTTCGGGTTCTGA